The Mangrovibacillus cuniculi sequence TGTGACTGGGGATCAAATATCCCAATATTTAGAGAGTGAAAAGGCAACATTTTGGATTATGTTAGGGATATTCTTTAGCATCTATTATCTGTTTATGACATTCTTGGCGTTTATTAAAGTTACGATTTTCTCCTGGATTACTACTCTAATTGGAACTTTTAGTAAACGAACGATACCATTTAGATTTGCCTTTAGAATAGCCACTTATTCCCTTACAATCCCAACTCTTTTGTATATGATCTTTGACATGCTCCAATGGGTTCCTCCTAGCATTATTGGACTAGCAATTCAATATGGATTATATCTCTTAGTAATCACACTTTCCGTGAATACTTTACCAAAACCGAAACATAAACAGACAAAAGCAGCTCTTAATTAAGAGCTGCTTTTTAATTCTTCTTCTATGTTATCGACTTCAAATTCAAAAGGTTCTATTAATGATGCTAATTCATTAGACACTTCTGATAGTTGCATTCCGATAGTATGTGTACCTTTCACATTCTCTAATTGTTTTTCAAATGCAGCTAACATTTGCTCACTACCTGCCAAAGTTTCTTGTGAAATAGATGCAAATGCTTCTGTCGATGTCTCTACTTCAGGGAGTACTTTTTGTAGATCTTCTACATAGTCCTGAGAAGTCTTTAAGTCTTTTGAGATAACGACTACTTCTTTTAACAACTGATTAAATGCTTCTCTACTTTTACTAGATTCCTCAAATTGTTTTTGAAATTTACTACTTAAGACAGAGAACTCATCTGCTGCGGATTGAGCGATGTATTCCATGTCTGTTATCGTTTCTGTTATACCTACAGTAGCAGATGTGGATTGTTCTGCGAGTTTTCTAACTTCATTTGCTACTACTGCAAAGCCTTTTCCAGCTTCCCCCGCTCGTGCTGCTTCGATAGCTGCATTTAAGGCTAAGAGCTTCGTTTGTTCTGCAATTTGATTAATAGTGGTAATGACGTGTCGAATTTCTAAAGAGTGATTCTTTACCCCTTGAATCGTATTAGCCATTTCGTTAAAGTCACCGACAAAGCTCTCTAATGTTTTCATCATCTCTTTTATTCGGTGATCACCAACGGTAGAAGATTCATTCATTCTATCGGCTGTTTGATAAATTATTTTCATGGAGTCGAAAATTTGCTGAACCGTTACTTTCATTTGATGAAAATTAGTTAAGCTTTTCTCTGATGTGGAAGCAGTTTGGTCTGCTCCTTGTTGAACCATTCGAACAGTTTCTACCATTATTTCGTTTTCTTCTAGTAAATGATGAGAGGATGATTGTAAAGTATCTCCCGTTTCGGTTAACTTTTTTGTCGTGTATTGAATATTTTGTAACAATGTTTTCATGTTTTCCATCATGGCAGTGAAACTTTTATTTAAAGATAGAATCTCTGGTAGGGATGTTTTTATATTGACTTCATCCACCATGTTTCCATCCCTCACACTTCTCATAATATTTCTTAAGTATTGAATTGGTTGGGTTATTGTTTGAACAAAGAAGAGTAAGACGATTGTTGCAATCACTAAGCAAATAATTACTGAAATCCCCATTACTTTTGCCATTTCATTTACTGGTTTCATGAATTGGTGTTGAGGAACAACAATGATATAGTGACCCTTTAGTTCCTGGATAGAATAGAAGGAAATCGTGTAAGGTATTCCACCTATTTCCGTATGTAAAGTACCTTTTCCGATAGATTCAATGTCTTCTATAACAGAATTAGAGAGAGTTACATTCGATCGCTCACTTACCTTATACGGACTTAACTTTCCATCCTTTAATAAGAAAAACTCACCACTAAGTCCATCTTGAGACATTAATGAATCTTGACTACGTACTACTTTTTCTACTTGCTTGGTAAAAGCGTCTTCATTCCCAACGTTTATCATGATTAAATTTTGAGCAATTTCATACATCATATGTACTTCTCGTTGGAGTCTATCTTCCATCATCGTTAAAGTAGATTGTTTGGAGTTTATATAAGAAATAATTCCTGTGCTTGCTCCTGTAAGTGTTAATAATAAGAATGTTACGGCAATCAATCTAAAGCGAATAGTAAAAATATCCTTTGTCTTTTCACTATGCTTTTTTCTTTTTTTCACCAAGTCCCAAAAACTTATCCCCTTAAACACATTAAACGCCTTCACTGATGTACCCCCTAAACCAAACTGTACTTCTATTGTCACAGAGAGATGTTAACTCAATGTAAAAATATTGTAATAAAACCGTTAATTTTCGGGAATAAAGACACTTTTTCGACAATTTTTTACCATAAAATAAAGAAGCAAACAGGTAATTAGAACTGTAACAACTAATAGTGTCGTCACAAATGAGTTATTAAACACCCTATTTGCTAATACAAAAGGACCTAGTGCAACTCCAAGAAAACGAGCAGCTCCATACAACCCAACCACTAATCCTCGCTCACGTCCGGAAACTACCGTCGTAATATGCTTGCTAAGTAACGGTAACAAGAACCCAATCCCACTGAAAATTAGTGTCGTGAAAAATAATATCCCACCTAAGGAGTGGACAAACAAAATTGGAACTGTACTAATGATCATAAGAATTCCACTTAATTTGTATAAAAATAATGAGTTTCCTGAACTGGATTTACCGTGTTTTCCTGCCCAATAAGACGTTAAAGATAGACTAGTAAGGGGAAATAAAAAAGCAGTTCCTTTTAGAAATCCATCTATTCGGTAGGTACTTTCTATTAAAAAAGATAGCCAATACAAGGTTGCAAAGATAAAAAAGAGAGAAAGACCTCCTAAACAGAATGGAACCCATATAGAAAAGAAGTGCTTTGTGACAACTTCTTTTACATTATTCCAATAGTGATTAGTGAACTCTACTTCTTGAGGTTTCTGATTCGGAACCGTAGCTTGAATAAAAAGTAGGGTTACCAATGTGACAATTGGAAACACAAAAAATACACCATACCAAACTGTTATTGCTGCTGTAGCACCAATTAAAGGAGAAACAACTTTCCCGATACTATTGGATACTTCAAGTAAACTCAATGCCTCTAGACGTTCTTGATCAATGAATAAATCTCCCACTAAACTCATAGCTAGAGGGGTTGTACCTGCTGCTGCAATACCTTGAATAACTCTGCCACTTAGTAGCCAAGGAAAACTTGGTGATGGTGCAATGGAAGCTAGCAAACAAATACAACTTCCTATTAACATAAGAACTAAAGAAGCATTAATCATGGCCTTTCTACTAACTCTGTCCGATATAAAAGAAATAAACGGAATAGCAATAGCTGCAGGAAAAGTAAATGCATGTAGAATTTGACTGGTTTCCTGATTAGT is a genomic window containing:
- a CDS encoding methyl-accepting chemotaxis protein, whose amino-acid sequence is MKAFNVFKGISFWDLVKKRKKHSEKTKDIFTIRFRLIAVTFLLLTLTGASTGIISYINSKQSTLTMMEDRLQREVHMMYEIAQNLIMINVGNEDAFTKQVEKVVRSQDSLMSQDGLSGEFFLLKDGKLSPYKVSERSNVTLSNSVIEDIESIGKGTLHTEIGGIPYTISFYSIQELKGHYIIVVPQHQFMKPVNEMAKVMGISVIICLVIATIVLLFFVQTITQPIQYLRNIMRSVRDGNMVDEVNIKTSLPEILSLNKSFTAMMENMKTLLQNIQYTTKKLTETGDTLQSSSHHLLEENEIMVETVRMVQQGADQTASTSEKSLTNFHQMKVTVQQIFDSMKIIYQTADRMNESSTVGDHRIKEMMKTLESFVGDFNEMANTIQGVKNHSLEIRHVITTINQIAEQTKLLALNAAIEAARAGEAGKGFAVVANEVRKLAEQSTSATVGITETITDMEYIAQSAADEFSVLSSKFQKQFEESSKSREAFNQLLKEVVVISKDLKTSQDYVEDLQKVLPEVETSTEAFASISQETLAGSEQMLAAFEKQLENVKGTHTIGMQLSEVSNELASLIEPFEFEVDNIEEELKSSS
- a CDS encoding MFS transporter, with the protein product MKKILIPISLLPFLMVIGNSMLIPVLPTIQSALLLTNQETSQILHAFTFPAAIAIPFISFISDRVSRKAMINASLVLMLIGSCICLLASIAPSPSFPWLLSGRVIQGIAAAGTTPLAMSLVGDLFIDQERLEALSLLEVSNSIGKVVSPLIGATAAITVWYGVFFVFPIVTLVTLLFIQATVPNQKPQEVEFTNHYWNNVKEVVTKHFFSIWVPFCLGGLSLFFIFATLYWLSFLIESTYRIDGFLKGTAFLFPLTSLSLTSYWAGKHGKSSSGNSLFLYKLSGILMIISTVPILFVHSLGGILFFTTLIFSGIGFLLPLLSKHITTVVSGRERGLVVGLYGAARFLGVALGPFVLANRVFNNSFVTTLLVVTVLITCLLLYFMVKNCRKSVFIPEN